The Listeria cossartiae subsp. cossartiae nucleotide sequence AAGAACATCCTCAATGCGTCCAACTGAACGGAATGCATCTTCTGGGATATGGTCGTATTTTCCAGCTAATAGGTCTTTGAATCCTTTAACTGTTTCTTTAACAGGAACATAAGAACCTTTTTGGCCTGTAAATTGTTCTGCAACGTGGAAATTTTGGGATAAGAAGAATTGGACACGACGCGCACGAGAAACAGATTGTTTATCTTCGTCAGATAACTCATCCATACCTAAGATTGCGATGATGTCTTGTAACTCTTTATATCTTTGTAATAAACGTTGTACTTCCGTTGCTACTGCATAGTGTTCTTCCCCAACAATATCAGGAGAAAGCGCACGAGATGTAGAAGCAAGTGGATCTACCGCTGGATAAATACCTTGTTCCGTTAATTTACGTTCCAAGTTAGTTGTTGCATCTAGATGGGCGAAAGTTGTAGCCGGAGCCGGGTCAGTATAGTCATCGGCTGGCACATAAATCGCTTGGATAGAAGTAACAGATCCAACGTTAGTAGATGTAATACGTTCTTGTAATTGACCCATTTCAGTAGCTAGGGTTGGTTGGTAACCTACCGCAGATGGCATACGACCTAGTAAAGCCGAAACCTCTGAACCAGCTTGTGTGAAACGGAAAATGTTATCAATGAATAAAAGTACGTCTTGATGTTCTTCATCACGGAAATATTCAGCAATTGTTAGACCAGTTAAGGCAACACGCATACGCGCACCTGGTGGCTCGTTCATTTGACCGAATACCATCGCTGTTTTTTCAATAACGCCTGAATCTTTCATTTCGAAGTAAAGGTCGTTACCTTCACGAGTACGTTCTCCAACGCCAGCGAACACAGAAATACCACCATGTTCTTGTGCGATATTATGGATAAGCTCTTGAATTAGAACGGTTTTACCAACACCGGCACCACCGAACAATCCGATTTTACCACCTTTTAAGTAAGGAGCTAGCAAGTCAACTACTTTAATTCCTGTTTCAAGAATTTCAGTTGTTGTTGCTAATTGATCGAAAGTTGGAGCTTCGCGGTGAATTTTATTACGTTTAATATCGCTTGGAAGTGGTTCGTCCAAATCGATGGTGTTTCCTAATACATTAAATACACGACCAAGAGTTACTGTACCAACTGGAACTGTAATTGGGCTTCCAGTATCAATAACTTCCATACCTCTTTGAACTCCATCTGTTGATGCCATTGCGATTGTACGTACAACGTCATCACCTAATTGGATGGCTACTTCTAAAGTAAGTTGGCTAGTTGGTGCTTCTTCTGCATCAGATTTATATTCAATAACTAGGGCGTTGTAGATTTCAGGTAAGTTTCCACCTTCAAATTTAACGTCTACAACTGGACCCATAACTTGGATTACTTGTCCTTTAGACATGCAATGATTCCTCCTCACTTACCTTCCCCTTTATAGGGACGTTACAAGAAACGCCGACTTCTATTCGAGTGCGGCTGCTCCTCCGACGATTTCGGTAATTTCTTGCGTGATCGCAGCTTGGCGAGCACGGTTATATTGTAGTGATAAGTCACTGATTAAATCGGATGCATTGTCTGTCGCGCTTCTCATGGCAGTCATACGAGCAGCATGTTCAGCGGCTTTGGCATCCAGAAGTGCTCCGAAAATTAGGCTTTCCACATATTGCGGTAATAGTACTTCAAGGATTTCTTGTTCGGAAGGCTCGAATTCATATGTAGTAAGGTCTACATCTGTTTCTTGGCCTTTTTCGTGAAATTCTGTCAGTGGCAATAATTGCTCTTTTCTCAGTTCGCTGGAAATAGAATTGATATGGTGATTATAATAAATGAAAACCTCGTCATAAACACCATCTTCAAACATTTGAACTGTGTTACTAGCAATATCTTTAATTTCCGCAAATATCGGGTGATCTGTAATACCTTGCACTTCTAAAACCACGTTCATTTGGCGTGCTTTGAAGAAGTCACGAGCAGATCTACCTACAGTGATTATTGCATATTCATCACTTGACGTAT carries:
- the atpD gene encoding F0F1 ATP synthase subunit beta; the protein is MSKGQVIQVMGPVVDVKFEGGNLPEIYNALVIEYKSDAEEAPTSQLTLEVAIQLGDDVVRTIAMASTDGVQRGMEVIDTGSPITVPVGTVTLGRVFNVLGNTIDLDEPLPSDIKRNKIHREAPTFDQLATTTEILETGIKVVDLLAPYLKGGKIGLFGGAGVGKTVLIQELIHNIAQEHGGISVFAGVGERTREGNDLYFEMKDSGVIEKTAMVFGQMNEPPGARMRVALTGLTIAEYFRDEEHQDVLLFIDNIFRFTQAGSEVSALLGRMPSAVGYQPTLATEMGQLQERITSTNVGSVTSIQAIYVPADDYTDPAPATTFAHLDATTNLERKLTEQGIYPAVDPLASTSRALSPDIVGEEHYAVATEVQRLLQRYKELQDIIAILGMDELSDEDKQSVSRARRVQFFLSQNFHVAEQFTGQKGSYVPVKETVKGFKDLLAGKYDHIPEDAFRSVGRIEDVLEKAKDMGVEV
- a CDS encoding F0F1 ATP synthase subunit gamma; protein product: MASLIDIKQRITSTRKTSQITKAMQMVSAAKLGRAESNARSYGPYVSKIKDVVTHVAGTGNSSDHPMLVSRPVHRTGYIVLTSDTGLAGSYNSSVIKEVFQEINKKHTSSDEYAIITVGRSARDFFKARQMNVVLEVQGITDHPIFAEIKDIASNTVQMFEDGVYDEVFIYYNHHINSISSELRKEQLLPLTEFHEKGQETDVDLTTYEFEPSEQEILEVLLPQYVESLIFGALLDAKAAEHAARMTAMRSATDNASDLISDLSLQYNRARQAAITQEITEIVGGAAALE